The Streptomyces sp. NBC_01244 genome contains a region encoding:
- the rdgB gene encoding RdgB/HAM1 family non-canonical purine NTP pyrophosphatase, with protein sequence MTSTQPSRLILATRNAGKVTELRAILSAAGLPHELVGADAYPEIPDVKETGVTFAENALLKAHALAQATGLPAVADDSGLCVDVLNGAPGIFSARWAGAHGDDAANLALLLSQLGDIDDEHRGAHFFCAAALALPDGTERVVEGRLLGTLRHTPAGTGGFGYDPILQPLGESRTCAELTAAEKNAISHRGQAFRALVPAVRELLG encoded by the coding sequence ATGACCTCCACGCAGCCCAGCCGCCTGATCCTCGCCACGCGCAACGCGGGCAAGGTCACCGAACTCCGCGCCATCCTGTCCGCCGCCGGCCTGCCGCACGAGCTGGTCGGCGCGGACGCGTACCCGGAGATCCCGGACGTCAAGGAAACCGGCGTCACCTTCGCCGAGAACGCCCTCCTCAAGGCCCACGCCCTGGCCCAGGCGACGGGCCTCCCGGCCGTGGCCGACGACTCGGGCCTCTGCGTGGACGTGTTGAACGGCGCCCCGGGCATCTTCTCGGCCCGCTGGGCCGGCGCCCACGGCGACGACGCCGCGAACCTGGCGCTCCTGTTGTCCCAGCTCGGCGACATCGACGACGAACACCGCGGCGCCCACTTCTTCTGCGCGGCCGCCCTCGCCCTCCCGGACGGCACGGAACGCGTGGTCGAAGGCCGCCTCCTGGGCACGCTGCGCCACACCCCGGCGGGCACGGGCGGCTTCGGCTACGACCCGATCCTCCAGCCCCTGGGCGAGTCCCGCACCTGCGCGGAACTCACGGCGGCAGAAAAGAACGCCATCTCCCACCGAGGCCAGGCCTTCCGCGCCCTGGTCCCGGCGGTCCGGGAACTGTTGGGCTGA
- the rph gene encoding ribonuclease PH, translating to MSRIDGRTPEQLRPVTIERGWSKHAEGSVLVSFGDTKVFCTASFSEGVPRWRKGSGEGWVTSEYSMLPRATNTRGDRESVRGKIGGRTHEISRLIGRSLRAVIDYKALGENTIVLDCDVLQADGGTRTAAITGAYVALADAISWGQGKKLIKAGRKPLTGTVAAVSVGIVDGVPLLDLCYEEDVRAETDMNVVCTGDGRFVEVQGTAEGEPFDRKELNALLDLASGGCADLEALQLGALELTL from the coding sequence ATGTCTCGCATCGACGGCCGTACGCCCGAACAGCTCCGCCCGGTCACCATCGAACGCGGATGGAGCAAGCACGCAGAGGGCTCCGTCCTCGTCTCCTTCGGAGACACCAAGGTCTTCTGCACCGCCTCCTTCAGCGAAGGCGTCCCGCGCTGGCGCAAGGGCAGCGGCGAAGGCTGGGTCACCTCCGAGTACTCGATGCTGCCCCGCGCCACGAACACCCGCGGCGACCGCGAATCCGTACGCGGCAAGATCGGCGGCCGCACCCACGAGATCTCCCGCCTGATCGGCCGCTCGCTGCGCGCCGTCATCGACTACAAGGCCCTCGGCGAGAACACCATCGTCCTGGACTGCGACGTCCTCCAGGCCGACGGCGGCACCCGCACCGCGGCCATCACCGGCGCCTACGTGGCCCTGGCCGACGCCATCTCCTGGGGCCAGGGCAAGAAGCTCATCAAGGCCGGCCGCAAGCCCCTGACCGGCACCGTCGCCGCCGTCAGCGTCGGCATCGTCGACGGCGTCCCGCTCCTCGACCTCTGCTACGAGGAAGACGTGCGCGCCGAGACCGACATGAACGTGGTCTGCACCGGCGACGGCCGCTTCGTCGAGGTCCAGGGCACGGCCGAGGGCGAGCCCTTCGACCGCAAGGAACTCAACGCCCTCCTCGACCTGGCCTCCGGCGGCTGCGCCGACCTGGAAGCCCTCCAGCTCGGCGCCCTGGAGCTCACGCTCTAG
- a CDS encoding PTS glucose/sucrose transporter subunit IIB, translating to MTKRTALVGRSVGRQASQTPDAGCQSDSFFVELREKHMATKAEKIVAGLGGIENIEEVEGCITRLRTEVIDPSKVDEAALKAAGAHGVVKMGTAIQVVIGTDADPIAADIEDMM from the coding sequence GTGACGAAGCGGACCGCCCTGGTTGGTCGGTCGGTCGGGCGACAGGCGTCACAGACGCCGGACGCCGGATGTCAGTCGGACTCGTTCTTCGTAGAACTCAGGGAGAAACACATGGCCACCAAGGCTGAGAAGATCGTCGCCGGGCTCGGCGGCATCGAGAACATCGAAGAGGTCGAGGGCTGCATCACCCGCCTGCGCACCGAGGTCATCGACCCGAGCAAGGTCGACGAGGCCGCACTGAAGGCCGCCGGCGCCCACGGCGTCGTCAAGATGGGCACCGCGATCCAGGTCGTCATCGGCACCGACGCCGACCCCATCGCCGCCGACATCGAAGACATGATGTGA
- a CDS encoding PTS transporter subunit EIIC, with protein sequence MSASSAAAVPQPKWWNGLFQGLQKMGRSLQLPIAVLPAAGILNRFGQDDVFGKDGLGWTNVAKVMAAAGGALLNADLGLPLLFCIGVAIGMAKKADGSTALAAVVGFLVYRSVLRVFPKDCPTGTKDIGGGCLGPDQTFAEYTFQNPGVFGGIIMGLLAAWFWQRYHRVKLVDWLGFFNGRRLVPIIMTLVAIAFAVLCLLIWPPIGDALESFSDWLISLGSVGAGIFGIANRALLVIGLHQFLNVPVWFQFGSYTKPDGSTVHGDIPMFLAGDPNAGQFLTGFFPIMMFALPAAALAITHCAKPARRKEVGGLMLSVGLTSFVTGITEPLEYSFLFLAPMLYAVHAVLTGVSMAVTWAFGVKDGFSFSAGLIDYVINWSLATKPWLIVPIGLCFAVVYYGIFRFAITKWDIKTPGRESDEEIEAMQAENTKA encoded by the coding sequence ATGAGCGCGAGCAGCGCCGCAGCAGTGCCACAGCCGAAGTGGTGGAACGGCTTGTTCCAAGGGCTGCAGAAGATGGGCCGGAGCCTTCAGCTGCCGATCGCCGTACTGCCGGCGGCCGGCATCCTGAACCGGTTCGGCCAGGACGACGTGTTCGGCAAGGACGGCCTGGGCTGGACGAACGTCGCCAAGGTCATGGCCGCCGCGGGCGGCGCGCTGCTCAACGCCGACCTCGGCCTGCCCCTGCTCTTCTGCATCGGCGTCGCGATCGGCATGGCCAAGAAGGCGGACGGCTCGACGGCGCTCGCGGCGGTGGTCGGCTTCCTCGTCTACCGCAGCGTGCTGCGCGTCTTCCCCAAGGACTGCCCGACGGGGACGAAGGACATCGGCGGTGGCTGCCTGGGGCCCGACCAGACCTTCGCCGAGTACACCTTCCAGAACCCCGGGGTCTTCGGCGGCATCATCATGGGTCTGCTGGCCGCCTGGTTCTGGCAGCGCTACCACCGGGTCAAGCTGGTGGACTGGCTGGGCTTCTTCAACGGCCGCCGCCTGGTCCCGATCATCATGACCCTGGTGGCGATCGCCTTCGCCGTCCTGTGCCTGTTGATCTGGCCGCCGATCGGCGACGCGCTGGAGAGCTTCTCGGACTGGCTGATCAGCCTGGGCTCGGTGGGCGCCGGCATCTTCGGCATCGCGAACCGCGCGCTGCTGGTGATCGGCCTGCACCAGTTCCTGAACGTGCCGGTGTGGTTCCAGTTCGGCAGCTACACCAAGCCGGACGGATCGACCGTGCACGGTGACATCCCGATGTTCCTGGCGGGGGACCCGAACGCCGGCCAGTTCCTCACCGGCTTCTTCCCCATCATGATGTTCGCCCTCCCGGCGGCGGCGCTGGCGATCACGCACTGCGCGAAGCCGGCCCGGCGCAAGGAGGTCGGCGGTCTGATGCTGTCGGTCGGCCTGACCTCGTTCGTCACCGGCATCACGGAGCCGCTGGAGTACTCGTTCCTCTTCCTCGCGCCGATGCTGTACGCGGTCCACGCCGTGCTCACGGGTGTGTCGATGGCGGTGACCTGGGCGTTCGGGGTCAAGGACGGCTTCAGCTTCTCGGCAGGCCTGATCGACTACGTCATCAACTGGAGCCTGGCGACGAAGCCCTGGCTGATCGTTCCGATCGGCCTGTGCTTCGCGGTCGTCTATTACGGCATCTTCCGCTTCGCCATCACCAAGTGGGACATCAAGACGCCCGGACGGGAGTCCGACGAGGAGATCGAAGCGATGCAGGCGGAGAACACCAAGGCGTGA
- a CDS encoding PTS transporter subunit EIIC, producing the protein MSTATAAEKKKGAGVMAVMQRIGRSLMLPVAVLPAGALLLRLGADDMLGDKDVFPTFILKIAGYMAAGGGAILDNMALLFAVGIAIGFAKKSDGSTALAAVTGYLVFQKVLATFTDSNLPQKATVAGGKIVMVDAPVNAGVLGGVVMGVIAALLYQKFHRTKLPDWAGFFGGRRLVPILSAFAGLVTGIVFGLIWPVLGAGLHNFGEWLVGSGSVGAGIFGVANRALIPIGMHHLLNSFPWFQAGSFDTPTGAVHGDIGRFLAGDPTAGQFMTGFFPIMMFALPAACLAIVHCARPERRKVVGGMMFSLALTAFVTGVTEPIEFTFMFIAPVLYAIHAVLTGVSLALTWALGMRDGFGFSAGAVDFVLNLGIANNPWGLVGIGLCFAVVYYFVFRFAITKWNLPTPGRESDEELAELLKAEAK; encoded by the coding sequence ATGTCCACAGCCACCGCTGCGGAAAAGAAGAAGGGCGCTGGCGTGATGGCCGTCATGCAGCGCATCGGCCGGAGCCTCATGCTCCCCGTTGCGGTGCTGCCTGCCGGCGCGCTCCTGCTCCGCCTGGGCGCGGACGACATGCTCGGCGACAAGGACGTCTTCCCGACGTTCATCCTCAAGATCGCCGGGTACATGGCCGCCGGTGGTGGCGCGATCCTCGACAACATGGCGCTGCTGTTCGCCGTCGGCATCGCGATCGGCTTCGCCAAGAAGTCCGACGGTTCGACCGCCCTCGCGGCCGTCACCGGTTACCTGGTCTTCCAGAAGGTGCTCGCCACCTTCACGGACAGCAACCTGCCGCAGAAGGCCACGGTCGCCGGCGGCAAGATCGTCATGGTCGACGCCCCGGTCAACGCCGGTGTGCTCGGCGGTGTCGTGATGGGTGTCATAGCCGCCCTGCTCTACCAGAAGTTCCACCGGACCAAGCTCCCCGACTGGGCCGGCTTCTTCGGCGGCCGCCGCCTCGTCCCGATCCTCTCCGCCTTCGCGGGTCTGGTCACCGGCATCGTCTTCGGTCTCATCTGGCCGGTCCTCGGCGCGGGTCTGCACAACTTCGGTGAGTGGCTGGTCGGCTCCGGCTCGGTCGGCGCGGGCATCTTCGGTGTCGCCAACCGTGCGCTGATCCCGATCGGCATGCACCACCTGCTGAACTCCTTCCCGTGGTTCCAGGCCGGCTCCTTCGACACCCCGACCGGTGCCGTCCACGGTGACATCGGCCGCTTCCTCGCCGGTGACCCGACCGCCGGACAGTTCATGACCGGCTTCTTCCCGATCATGATGTTCGCCCTCCCTGCGGCCTGCCTCGCGATCGTGCACTGCGCCCGCCCCGAGCGCCGCAAGGTCGTCGGCGGCATGATGTTCTCCCTCGCGCTCACCGCCTTCGTGACCGGTGTGACCGAGCCCATCGAGTTCACCTTCATGTTCATCGCCCCGGTCCTCTACGCGATCCACGCGGTCCTGACCGGTGTCTCCCTGGCGCTGACCTGGGCCCTGGGCATGCGTGACGGCTTCGGCTTCTCCGCCGGTGCGGTCGACTTCGTCCTGAACCTCGGTATCGCGAACAACCCGTGGGGCCTGGTCGGCATCGGCCTCTGCTTCGCGGTCGTCTACTACTTCGTCTTCCGCTTCGCCATCACCAAGTGGAACCTGCCGACGCCGGGCCGCGAGTCCGACGAGGAGCTCGCCGAGCTGCTCAAGGCCGAGGCCAAGTAA
- a CDS encoding MBL fold metallo-hydrolase, which produces MKLTVVGCSGSFPSAESACSSYLVEADGFRLLLDMGNGSLGELQRHIGLYDLDAIFLSHLHADHCIDMCAYFVARFYRHEGGRCGTIPVYGPEGTEKRLSTAYEDVPDERSMSEVFDFRTLKSGTFEIGPFQVRTEKVCHPVESYGIRVEHGGRALTYSGDTGACPELGLLAEDTDLFLCEASFTHGKEDIPDLHLNGREAGEFARAGRAGRLVLTHIPPWTDAERNLADARAVYDGPVELAYTGAVYEV; this is translated from the coding sequence ATGAAGCTCACCGTCGTCGGCTGTTCGGGCTCGTTCCCGTCCGCGGAATCGGCCTGTTCGAGCTACCTCGTCGAGGCCGACGGCTTCCGGCTGCTCCTCGACATGGGCAACGGCTCCCTCGGCGAGCTCCAGCGGCACATCGGGCTCTACGATCTCGACGCGATCTTCCTCAGCCACCTGCACGCCGATCACTGCATCGACATGTGCGCGTACTTCGTCGCCCGCTTCTACCGCCACGAGGGCGGCCGCTGCGGCACCATCCCCGTGTACGGCCCCGAGGGCACCGAGAAGCGGCTGTCCACCGCCTACGAGGACGTCCCCGACGAGCGTTCCATGAGCGAGGTCTTCGACTTCCGGACCCTGAAGTCCGGAACCTTCGAGATCGGCCCGTTCCAGGTCCGCACGGAGAAGGTCTGCCACCCCGTCGAGTCCTACGGGATCCGCGTCGAGCACGGCGGCCGCGCGCTGACGTACTCCGGTGACACGGGCGCCTGCCCCGAGCTGGGCCTGCTCGCCGAGGACACGGACCTGTTCCTGTGCGAGGCCTCCTTCACGCACGGCAAGGAGGACATCCCGGACCTCCACCTCAACGGGCGCGAGGCCGGCGAGTTCGCCCGCGCCGGCCGCGCGGGCCGCCTCGTCCTGACGCACATCCCGCCGTGGACGGACGCCGAACGCAACCTGGCCGACGCCCGCGCGGTCTACGACGGCCCGGTGGAGCTGGCGTACACGGGCGCGGTGTACGAGGTCTGA
- a CDS encoding DUF488 domain-containing protein: MDRLWPRGLSKEAAGVDEWAKAVAPSGELRKWFHGGGSVAEFRERYAVELRSQEAVAELSRLRCVAAAGPITLLTAVKEPEASHAGVLAALLADAPS; this comes from the coding sequence GTGGACCGGCTGTGGCCGCGGGGGCTGTCGAAGGAGGCGGCGGGGGTAGACGAGTGGGCGAAGGCGGTTGCCCCGTCGGGGGAGCTGCGGAAGTGGTTCCACGGAGGTGGGTCGGTGGCGGAGTTCCGGGAGCGGTACGCGGTGGAGCTCCGCTCGCAGGAGGCGGTGGCGGAGCTGTCGCGGCTGCGGTGCGTGGCTGCGGCCGGGCCGATCACGCTGCTGACTGCCGTCAAGGAGCCGGAGGCCAGTCATGCGGGAGTGCTGGCCGCACTGTTGGCGGACGCGCCTTCCTGA
- a CDS encoding PLP-dependent cysteine synthase family protein: protein MRYDSPLAAVGNTPLVRLPRLSPSDDVRIWAKLEDRNPTGSIKDRPALHMVEQAEKDGRLYPGCTILEPTSGNTGISLAMAAKLKGYNIVCVMPENTSQERRDLLAMWGAEIIPSPAAGGSNTAVRVAKELAAQNPSWVMLYQYGNPDNAGAHYATTGPEILADLPSITHFVAGLGTTGTLMGVGRYLREHVPGVKIVAAEPRYDDLVYGLRNLDEGFVPELYDASVLTTRFSVGSADAVTRTRELLQQEGIFAGVSTGAALHAAIGVGRKAVAAGESADIVFVVADGGWKYLSTGVYTAATTEEAIEVLQGQLWA from the coding sequence ATGCGCTACGACTCCCCCCTGGCCGCGGTCGGCAACACGCCGCTGGTACGCCTGCCCCGGCTCTCGCCCTCGGACGACGTCCGGATCTGGGCGAAGCTGGAGGACCGCAACCCGACCGGCTCGATCAAGGACCGCCCCGCGCTCCACATGGTCGAGCAGGCCGAGAAGGACGGCCGGCTGTACCCCGGCTGCACGATCCTGGAGCCCACCTCGGGCAACACGGGCATCTCCCTCGCCATGGCCGCGAAGCTCAAGGGCTACAACATCGTGTGCGTCATGCCGGAGAACACCTCCCAGGAGCGGCGCGACCTGCTGGCCATGTGGGGAGCCGAGATCATCCCGTCGCCGGCGGCGGGCGGCTCGAACACGGCCGTCCGCGTCGCGAAGGAACTGGCGGCGCAGAACCCCTCCTGGGTGATGCTCTACCAGTACGGCAACCCCGACAACGCGGGCGCCCACTACGCCACGACCGGCCCGGAGATCCTCGCGGACCTCCCCTCGATCACCCACTTCGTGGCGGGCCTCGGCACCACGGGAACCCTCATGGGCGTGGGCCGCTACCTGCGCGAACACGTCCCGGGCGTCAAGATCGTCGCAGCGGAACCGCGCTACGACGACCTCGTCTACGGGCTGCGCAACCTCGACGAGGGCTTCGTTCCCGAGCTGTACGACGCGTCGGTCCTGACCACCCGCTTCTCGGTGGGCTCGGCGGACGCGGTCACCCGCACCCGCGAGCTCCTCCAGCAGGAGGGCATCTTCGCGGGCGTCTCCACGGGCGCGGCCCTGCACGCGGCGATCGGCGTCGGCCGCAAGGCGGTGGCGGCGGGCGAGTCGGCCGACATCGTCTTCGTCGTGGCCGACGGCGGCTGGAAGTACCTCTCGACGGGCGTCTACACGGCGGCCACCACGGAAGAAGCCATCGAAGTCCTCCAGGGCCAACTCTGGGCGTAG
- a CDS encoding MoaD/ThiS family protein, whose translation MAIEVRIPTILRTYTNGEKAVTGEGATLADLFTDLETRHKGIQERIIDEAKGGELRRFVNVYLNDEDVRFLDGISTALKDGDNVTILPAVAGGSK comes from the coding sequence ATGGCCATCGAGGTCCGCATCCCCACCATCCTCCGCACCTACACCAACGGCGAGAAGGCCGTCACGGGTGAGGGCGCCACGCTGGCCGACCTCTTCACCGACCTGGAGACCCGCCACAAGGGCATCCAGGAGCGCATCATCGACGAGGCCAAGGGCGGCGAGCTGCGCCGCTTCGTCAACGTCTACCTCAACGACGAGGACGTCCGCTTCCTCGACGGCATCTCCACCGCGCTCAAGGACGGCGACAACGTCACCATCCTCCCGGCCGTAGCCGGCGGATCGAAGTAA
- a CDS encoding putative leader peptide produces MVSHDVSIETPGRLLLVARLHVDLCRLASAICTAA; encoded by the coding sequence ATGGTTTCCCACGACGTGAGCATCGAGACGCCCGGCAGGCTGCTGCTTGTGGCGCGGCTGCACGTCGACCTGTGCCGCCTCGCCAGCGCCATCTGTACTGCCGCCTGA
- a CDS encoding M67 family metallopeptidase, which translates to MLTITQALYDQIVAHARQDHPDEACGVVAGPAGTDRPERFVPMLNAARSPTFYEFDSKDLLKLYRELDDRDEEPVVVYHSHTATEAYPSRTDVTYANEPGAHYVLVSTADEDGLGEFQFRSYRIVEGVITEEEVQVVAAY; encoded by the coding sequence ATGCTGACCATCACCCAGGCCCTGTACGACCAGATCGTCGCGCACGCCCGCCAGGACCACCCCGACGAGGCCTGCGGCGTGGTGGCCGGCCCGGCGGGCACCGACCGTCCGGAGCGGTTCGTCCCGATGCTGAACGCGGCCCGTTCGCCCACGTTCTACGAGTTCGACTCGAAGGACCTGCTGAAGCTCTACCGCGAACTGGACGACCGGGACGAGGAACCCGTCGTCGTCTACCACTCGCACACCGCGACCGAGGCCTACCCCTCGCGCACGGACGTCACGTACGCGAACGAGCCCGGCGCGCACTACGTGCTGGTCTCGACGGCCGACGAGGACGGCCTCGGGGAGTTCCAGTTCCGGTCGTACCGGATCGTGGAAGGCGTGATCACCGAGGAAGAAGTGCAGGTCGTAGCGGCCTACTGA
- a CDS encoding amino acid permease, with amino-acid sequence MTSVQVDEQQHDAGEGDGYHRALGARQIQMIAIGGAIGTGLFLGAGKAISKAGPSLILAYAIAGLVIFFIMRALGELLMYRPVSGSFSDYAREFLGPFWGYVTGWTYWLFWVVTGITEVTAAAQYMSYWTHDSFPQWAYALIFTVILYGANLISVKLFGELEFWFSMVKVTAIVGMILICAGILTIGFSDAADTATVSNLWNDGGFFPKGLGGTLMTLQIVMFAFLAVELVGVTAGESKDPEKTLPKAINTVPWRIAVFYVGALIMILSVVPWREFQPGVSPFVAAFEKMGLGVGAAIVNFVVLTAALSSCNSGMYSTGRMLRDLALNGQGPKFFTKLTKSGTPLIGTTFSAALMLVGVWINYVAPGKAFDYVVSFATISGMWAWIMILVCQIRYRAASDRGDLPKSPFRAPGAPYTSYFALAFIGMVIVMMGVDKDARVSLYCAPLWGLLLGVSYLVMKSRDPRAAAFTKAS; translated from the coding sequence ATGACCTCCGTACAGGTCGACGAGCAGCAGCACGACGCAGGCGAGGGCGACGGTTACCACCGCGCACTCGGCGCCCGCCAGATCCAGATGATCGCGATCGGCGGCGCCATCGGCACCGGCCTCTTCCTGGGCGCCGGCAAGGCCATCTCGAAGGCCGGACCCAGCCTGATCCTGGCCTACGCCATCGCGGGCCTGGTCATCTTCTTCATCATGCGGGCCCTGGGCGAACTGCTCATGTACCGCCCGGTGTCCGGCTCCTTCTCGGACTACGCCCGGGAGTTCCTCGGCCCCTTCTGGGGTTACGTGACCGGCTGGACCTACTGGCTCTTCTGGGTGGTCACCGGCATCACCGAAGTCACCGCCGCGGCGCAGTACATGTCGTACTGGACCCATGACAGCTTCCCGCAATGGGCGTACGCGCTGATCTTCACCGTCATCCTCTACGGCGCCAACCTGATCTCCGTGAAGCTCTTCGGCGAGCTGGAGTTCTGGTTCTCCATGGTCAAGGTCACCGCCATCGTCGGCATGATCCTGATCTGCGCCGGCATCCTCACCATCGGCTTCTCCGACGCCGCGGACACCGCCACCGTCTCCAACCTGTGGAACGACGGCGGCTTCTTCCCCAAGGGCCTCGGCGGCACGCTGATGACCCTGCAGATCGTGATGTTCGCCTTCCTCGCCGTCGAGCTGGTCGGCGTCACCGCCGGCGAGTCCAAGGACCCCGAGAAGACCCTGCCCAAGGCCATCAACACCGTGCCGTGGCGCATCGCCGTCTTCTACGTCGGCGCGCTGATCATGATCCTGTCGGTCGTCCCGTGGCGCGAGTTCCAGCCCGGCGTCAGCCCCTTCGTCGCCGCCTTCGAGAAGATGGGCCTCGGCGTCGGCGCCGCCATCGTCAACTTCGTCGTCCTGACCGCGGCCCTGTCCTCCTGCAACTCGGGCATGTACTCCACCGGCCGCATGCTGCGCGACCTCGCCCTCAACGGCCAGGGCCCGAAGTTCTTCACCAAGCTCACCAAGAGCGGCACCCCGCTGATCGGCACCACCTTCTCGGCGGCCCTGATGCTGGTCGGCGTCTGGATCAACTACGTGGCCCCCGGCAAGGCCTTCGACTACGTCGTCTCCTTCGCCACCATCTCCGGCATGTGGGCCTGGATCATGATCCTGGTCTGCCAGATCCGCTACCGCGCCGCCTCCGACCGCGGCGACCTGCCGAAGTCCCCGTTCCGCGCCCCCGGCGCCCCGTACACGAGCTACTTCGCCCTGGCCTTCATCGGCATGGTCATCGTGATGATGGGCGTCGACAAGGACGCCCGGGTCTCGCTCTACTGCGCCCCGCTGTGGGGTCTGCTGCTGGGCGTCTCCTACCTGGTGATGAAGTCCCGCGACCCGCGCGCCGCGGCCTTCACCAAGGCCTCGTAA
- a CDS encoding DUF2017 domain-containing protein: MGGVFEPLKAGGAAIALDEIEISILRSLAVQLLELIGPGEPEPDPDADPLAALFAASDGPTEPPSDPALARLFPDAYGGPETPANADAEELRAHSAEFRRFTENDLRTRKREDALAVVRSLDGLSPASDGAAVLEVDGELRLRWLGALNDLRLTIAARLDITEDDESAVLFRLPDDDPRKPMVMAYLWLGGLQETLIETLTETL, translated from the coding sequence ATGGGCGGCGTGTTCGAGCCCCTGAAGGCCGGCGGGGCCGCCATCGCGCTGGACGAGATCGAGATCTCGATCCTGCGCTCCCTGGCCGTGCAGCTGCTGGAGCTCATCGGCCCCGGCGAGCCGGAGCCCGATCCGGACGCCGACCCGCTGGCCGCACTCTTCGCCGCCTCCGACGGCCCGACCGAGCCCCCCTCCGACCCGGCCCTGGCCCGGCTCTTCCCCGACGCCTACGGCGGCCCGGAGACCCCTGCCAACGCCGACGCGGAGGAGCTGCGGGCCCACTCGGCCGAGTTCCGCCGCTTCACCGAGAACGACCTGCGCACCCGCAAGCGGGAGGACGCGCTGGCCGTCGTACGGAGCCTGGACGGGCTGAGCCCGGCGAGCGACGGGGCGGCCGTCCTGGAAGTCGACGGGGAGCTGCGGCTGCGCTGGCTGGGGGCCCTGAACGACCTGCGGCTCACCATCGCGGCCCGCCTCGACATCACGGAGGACGACGAGAGCGCGGTGCTGTTCCGCCTCCCGGACGACGATCCGCGCAAGCCGATGGTGATGGCGTACCTCTGGCTCGGCGGTCTCCAGGAGACCCTCATCGAGACGCTCACCGAGACCCTCTGA
- the clpS gene encoding ATP-dependent Clp protease adapter ClpS, translating to MGQVSVAPVEIERTESAEETFAVPEPDVPWVTLVHNDPVNLMSYVTYVFQAYFGYSKDKANKLMMDVHHKGRAVVSSGSREEMERDVQAMHGYGLWATMSQDRN from the coding sequence ATGGGACAAGTGAGTGTTGCTCCTGTTGAGATCGAACGCACCGAATCGGCCGAAGAGACCTTCGCGGTCCCCGAACCCGACGTCCCCTGGGTGACCCTGGTGCACAACGACCCGGTCAACCTCATGAGCTACGTGACGTACGTGTTCCAGGCGTACTTCGGCTATTCCAAGGACAAGGCGAACAAGCTGATGATGGACGTCCACCACAAGGGTCGGGCGGTCGTCTCCAGCGGCAGCCGCGAGGAGATGGAACGGGACGTGCAGGCCATGCACGGCTACGGCCTCTGGGCGACCATGTCCCAGGACCGCAACTGA